In Terriglobus aquaticus, the genomic window GAGAATGCTGGCGACAGAACGGGCAGACTCGAGCTCGCGGGCTTCGGTGCGCTGGCCGTAGGAGAAGTGCAAGGCGTAGGCGTCGAAATCGCGCGCTGCCAGGGCGGCGCAGACGGTTGAGTCCATGCCACCGGACAGGCAGACCACGGCCTTGTTCCGTGGCTGCGCCGCTGTTGCAGATTCGGCCACTATAGGTCGTCTCCGTTGTCGGCCAGTGCTGCGCCATGTGGTGTGTTTGGACCGGTGACGGTCTCGCTGTCCTGCAAGCCTCCGGCAGGAACCGTGTTCAGCAACTCGCGCGCTGTTTCGGCGTCGGCCACTCGTACCTGCAGCCGGGCACCGCTCATGGGCAGCAGGATGTTGGCTTCTTCGCCGGAAAGAAAGCTGTCGATGCCGCTGCCGTCCAGCACGCTCTGCGCCAGTTGCGCATCACCAACTTCGCTGTAGCTGGCCACGGTTACGTAATCGTCTTCGTCGCGCTCTGCCATGATTCCTCGCTCTCTCAAGTCTAAGACGCCGAACTGGCAGCACCCGCTGCATGTTGTTCGCATCTGGGGTGGCGGGCTCTGGCACTCCGGGGTTAGTGCGCGTCGAGCTCGATCTTGCCAATGATGCGTGGCGGACGCTTCAAGAAGAAGACCAGCGGCAACAGGAAGATAAGCAAATAGGTGAACAGCCGGTACTGATCCATGTACGCCAGCAACTGCGCCTGTTCCCGCAGGCGCCCGTACAGTTCAGACAGGCCGGCGATGCCTTGGTTGGCTGCACTGAATCCCTGCGCGTTGCCTACTGCTTGCAGCGCCCGCTGTGCCAGCGGATTGGAAGCGGTGAGGTTCGCTCCCAGGTAGGCCTGGTGTGCCTGCGCTGTACGCTGCAGGAAGGTGCTCGCAACTGCGATGCCGATGGATCCGCCCTCGTTACGCACTAGGGCGTATAGTCCCGCTGCGTTGGAGCTTTGGTCGGAGGGCAGGAAGCGGAACATGATCGTCGACAGCGGGACGGTGACCATGCCCAGTCCCATTACCTGGACGACGCGCGGCCATATGAACGAACTCTCAGAGACCGACAGGTTGGCCAGCGAAAGCCACCAGGTGCCCAGCACCATGGTCGCGATGCCCGCGAAAATAAACCGCCGTGCGTCCGAGCCCCTGCCGAGCATCCAGCCCACGATCGGGACTTCCAGCATGGTCACCAGGCCGGCCGGCGACACGGCGATGCCCGCGCTGGTCGCGGTGTATCCCATCAACTCCTGCAGAAACTGTGGCTCCAGGAAGGTAGACGCGTACAGAGCCGTGTACACGCCGAGCACGATCACGCAGCACATTCCGAAGTTCCGCTCAGCCAACAGCCGCAGGTTCACCACCGGTGCCTTAACTCGCAGCTCCCACCAGACGGCTGTCAGCAGGCAGGCGATCGCGATGAATGCCGTCCAGCAAATGAAGCTGCTGCCGAACCAGTCGAGCTCCTGGCCCTTATCGAGCACAACTTCGAGTGAGGCGAGGCCGATGGAAATGAGTGCCAGGCCGGTGCCGTCAATCTGCAGCTTCTTGCCCTTGTTCAACAGGCGCTTGGCGACCAGTTGCGGCGGGTCGTGCAGAACGATGCGCGTGAAGAAGGCACACGCCAGGCCCACGGGAATGTTGATGTAAAAGATCCAGCGCCAGGAGTAGTTATCGGTGATCCAGCCGCCGAGCGTGGGTCCCAGAACGGGCGCAACCAGGATGGCGATGGTGTACACGGCCATGGCCATGCCTCGCTTTTCGCCGGGAAACGCGTCGGCCAGAATGGCCTGGACGCTGGGTTGCAGGCCGCCACCAGCTAGTCCCTGCAGAACGCGAAAGATTACGAGAGCGGCGAGCGACGGAGCCAGTCCGCACGCGGCGGAGAATACCGTGAACAGGACCACGGAGATTAGATAGAAGTTGCGGCGGCCGATGACGGAGGAGATCCAGCCGGAGATGGGCAGGATGATCGCATTGGCGACCAGGTAGCTGGTGAGCACCCAGGTGGACTCGTCCTGCGAGCTGGACAGGGCGCCCGCAATGTGTGGCAGCGCGACGTTGGCGATGGACGTGTCGAGCACCTCCATGAACGTGCCCATGGTGACGACGAGTGCAACGATCCAGGGGTTGATCTGCTTGACGGCCTCAAGCACCGTTGGGCCGCCCTGTGCGGGCGAACTCAGGGGCACGTCCGGCTCAAAGCGGGTGGCCGCCGGTGCGAGTGCCTGCTCGGTTTGTACGACGCTCTGTTCTGGCATGTTGCTTTGAGTTGCCGGATTGCGAAAATGACCGCACAGTCATTGTACTGACTCGCTAGTCATTGGAGCAGGCATGCGGGGAAAACGATGCAGACATGTTTCACCCGGAATGTGCTAGCTTGTGCTCGTGCCTGCAGTTGCGTCTTCTCTTTCCGCACGCGTCCGCCGCAACGAAGCTCTCTCCGAGATCCGGACAGGGGAGATCCTGACGGCTGCAACGCGGGTGTTTGGGCGCAAGGGATACGAAGCCACTCGTGCGGAAGACATTGCTGCCGCCGCGGGCATCGCCAAAGGAACGCTGTACCTGTACTTCGACAGCAAAGAAGCCATCTATAGCGCGACCGTGAGCCGGGCCTGCCGCGAGCTGCGCGCCGAACTGGAACGGCATACCGCGCAGGTCACCGGATTCCAAGAAAAGCTACGGACCGCGCTGCAGGTCCGGCTGGAGTATTGGACAGAAAACCAGTCCATTTACAGATTGTTGCTGACCGTTGGCCGGGAGCAGAAGCATCGAAGGCAGACGGCCGACTTCTTGCGGGCCGCGCAGCGCGACTACAAGACGCTGCTGCAGGATGGGGTGGATGCGGGCGAGTTTGCCTGCGACGACCTAGAGCAGCTTGCCTGGGCGACGCTGGACCTAGTGCGCGGCGCAAGTGAGCGGCGTATCGATAAGTTAGGCGAGAGTGATCCGCGGCAGGATGCGCTGCGGATTACCGCGTTTGTGCTGGCGCAGAACACACGCCGGCCAAGTTCGCGGAAGCGTTGAGCGAGGACCAGGAGAGCTAGGAGAGAGGCCGCGGGGAGTCGAAGATAGATTCGAGGCAGATGGTGTGAAACCTCCAGCCTCGCTAATCGCGCCCCACTCCCGATTCGCATCGCGGCCTGCTAGTTCTTTGGCTGTTTTTCTACACCTTTACCAGGATTCTTCGCGTCCACCAGGTCCGGTGTGCTGACTGCACCCAGGGTCTGTTTCTGCGCCGCTGTGTCAATCCGCTTGGTACGTGTGAAGGTTTGCAGCTTGACCGGTGCGCTAGTCTTCAGCGCTTCCAGTACTCCCTCCAGGACTCGGACATCGGCAAAGCCTTCCTCGCCGTCGGGTTCGGGATCGGTGTTGTTCAGAATGCAATCGCTGAAGTACTTCAGTTCGCCCCCGAAGTGATCGGTATTCTTGAAGCTCTTCGTCGACTTGTCGTCTTTGATTGCGATCGTCTGTTCCAGCGGCTTGCCGAACATGTAGCAGGGATCGAGCACCACAGTGCCCTTGTCGCCTACAGCGGTCAGGCTGTTCGTAGTATTGCCGAAGTAGGAGACGCTGAACTGTGCCAGGCGCTCGCCCGGGAACCGCAGCGTGACCGCGACGGTGTCGTAGAAGTCCTGCGGCAGGCCGGATTCGGGATGCTTCGTCCCAACCGCGCTGGCTACCTCGGTGGGCTCGTCTTCCAGGATGTAGCGAGCGGCGTTGACAGGGTAGGGTCCCATGTCGAGCACCGGACCGGCGAGGTCGCCGTGATGCGCGCGATGGTTTGAGGGGTCCACCATCTGGGCAAAGGTAGAGCTGAACGTCGTGATGCGGCCCAGATCGCCCGAACGGATCGTGTCGATTGTGGCGAGCGTTGCCGGTTCAAAGTGCAGGCGATACGCGACCATCAGCTTTGCACCGCCAGCGGACTTCGCGGCACGCTCCGCCTCAAGAATCTTCCTGCACTGCTCGGTGGAGACTTCCATCGGCTTTTCCGTGAGCACGTGGATACCGGCGTTGAGCGCAGGAACGATGAACTCGGCGTGCCGCCAGTTCGGGGTTGCGAGATAGATGGCGTCGAACGTGCCGGACCGCAGGGCTTCGCTGAACTGCTCGTAGGTATAGGTCGCTTCTACGTCGTACTTCTCGCCCAGTTCCCTGGCTTTGGCGGGGTCGCTGGTGACCAGGGCGGTAATAACAGAGTTGCCGGTGTGGTCCACACCGGGCATCATGTCTTCCTGTGCGATGTCCCCTACGCCGACGATGGCATAGCGCACTTTCTTTTCGGCTGCCATGCCGAGCCATTCCTTGATGCCCATCCTGTTCACCCTCGCGTCTCTGCGTTGTTTGCAGAGGGTGAGATGCGACGCGATCCGGGTCGCGCAGGCGGGCGGCGCGATCTAGCGTGCGCCGCCGCCGTCGGAAGGTCCGGGTTACATATTGGTGTTGCCGGCACGCATCTGTTCGTTGAAGGTCGGCTTGGTAAAGGCGAGCGCCTCTGCCAACGTGGACTCGAACTCGGAGTGGTGGCCCATGAGCGGCGTGGTGGCGCTGCCAAACTCGCGATCCTGCTCAAACTGCAGCAGGCCGTCGCGGGAGAGAGATTCGGCGCTCTTCTGCAACTCCGCAACGGTTGTGTTGAGGTACTGCGCGTCACGCGGATCCAGCAGCCACACGGGTGCATTGCCGCCCAGTACACCGCTGAGCCAGAATAGTTTGCTGGCGAGGAAATCCTGGCGCTGCTGCTCGTCCGTATCGTTGAAGATGAAGCGCCCCTGCTTGGTCGAGTAGTACCGCGTGGTGACCGGTACTGGCTGGCGGTTGCCGCTCTTGACCAGTTCGATCTGGCCCTGATCCATGACCTTGCGGACGGCGTTGTAAATGAAGCCTTCGGCAAAGGGCTGCTCCGGTGCGGCAACGACCTCGGCGAAGGTGACGGTCATGCTGGCGGAAATCTTGGCGCGCAGTTGCTGTTCGGGCGCAGTTTTGCCGTCTTCCAGGTGCGCCTCGCCGTGCACGATGTAGGTGTCGGCGCCCGACGTGGAGAGGTGGAACGGCCACTGCCATGCGGAGAAGCTGATCGGCAGGCCGCCCAGCGTGACCGCGCACTCCGGCCGAGGATTGCGCAGGCGCTTTGCCGTTTGAAGAAGGAAGTCGTGCACCGGCTGCTGGAACGCGGCCTTGGACAGGTCGAGGTTGGCGCTCAATTCCAGGGTCTGGCGCCGCGCCGGGTTGTCCGGCAGGGTGAGCGTGTACAGCTCCGTGGGCAAGCCGTTGAAGCCGGAGTTTTCACCTGCGCCTGCCAGGTGCAGCCCTGCCCGTGCTGCTGCCTCTTCCACCTGCTTCGCCAGCTTCGTCGTCAACGCCATGGTGCTCTGCTTCCTTCGGGAATGAAATCTTGGGCCAGAATGCGGAGCACCTCCCGGAACGCGGTCGCGCGGAGAGCTCTTTTGCCCCATCTGCGATGGTATCGCAGTAGGCACTTAGGCGCGGTGGCTGTGGCGGTCCGAACCGGCAGGCGCGCACCTGGGGAAAGTCCCTCTTGCGGAGTGTGCCTCGCCGGGAGCAAGATGCTTCCACCTTGCACGCATTCCGCTCCTGTGTCGGGAGGGACTATGTACCGCCTTTCGGTGTCGATCGTCGGCGTGTTGTCTGTGATGTTTCTTGCGCCCGCCCCGCTGCGAGCGCAACAGGCAGCGGCCCAGCTTGCGGGTGCCGGGAACATTCCTGCGTCTATTCCGGCGACGTCCGTGGGTGCGGACACGGCAACCCACGTGGTGGATGGCGAAGGTCCGCCCTCGATGATGTTGGCCGATTCGCTCGTCGCGCGCGGACGCTACCTGGCCGCCATTCGTGTATACAGCCAGCTATCTCCGGTCAGCGCCGATGTGCAGAATCGCATGGGCGTGGCCAGCGAGCGGATGCTGATGTTCGATCAGGCGCAGCACTGCTTTGAAGCGGCGCTGAAGCTGGACCCAAAAATGGGAGACGCCTGGAACAACCTGGGCACGGTGATGCACAGCCGCGGCGACCTGGGTAAGGCAGAAAAATACTACCGAAAAGCCCTGAAGCTGAAGCCGACCAACGCGGACACATTTCAGAATCTGGGCGCGCTGTACTACAGCAAGCGCAACTACAACAAGGGTGATGCGATGTATCGCCAGGCCATTCGGCTGGACCCTGAGGTGATGGAGCGAACGGCGCAGCACGGAGTACAGACTGCAGGCACTTCCAAGAACCAGGCCGAGATGCACTACCACCAGGCGTGCACGTTTGCGCAGAGTGGCAATCCAAAGCTGGCTTTGGAATTTCTACGGCGCAGCATCGTCGAAGGATTTCACGACCGCAACCGGTTGTTGCACGAGTCGAGCTTTGCCGATCTACGGACCAGCGAACCGTTCCTGCGGATGGTGGACGATCTGAAGAGCAACTGAACGCCGCCGTCCCTTTCTTCAGCCGTCTACGGGTGCAACTGGTCCAGCGCCAGGTTCAGTTGCAGCACGTTGACGCGTGGTTCACCCAACAAGCCAAGCTGGCGTGGCGTGGTGTTGGCCTGAACGAGTTGGGTCACCGCGTCCGCGCTCAGGTGGCGTTCGCGGGCGATGCGCGGCACCTGGTACAGCGCGGCGGCTGGGGTGATGTCTGGATCCAGACCGGAGGCGGAAGCGGTGACCAGGTCTACTGGAACATCGGTGCTGCCCTCCGCCTCAGACTTCACGCTGGTATTCACGCGGTCCACCAGGGTTTTGCTGGACGGAGCCAAGTTGGAGCCGCTGCTGGACTGGGCGTCGTATCCGGTGCCCGCCGCGGACGGCCGGCTGTGGAAGTAGGTCGCTCCGGTGAACGGCTGCCCGATGATCCTGGAGCCGATCACATCTCCGTTGCGGGTGATGAGTTGACCGGTGGCCCTGTCGCGGAAGAGAAGCATAGAGATGCCGGTGATGACCGCGGGGTAGATCAGGCCAAGGAGGACGGCCGTGATGGCCGTGTAGAGCGTTGCGGTGACGATGGTCTTCTTCATGGCTCGGGTCCTTACGCCAGGTGAATCGCGGTGATGAGCATGTCGATCAGCTTGATGCCGATGAACGGAACGATGATGCCGCCCACACCATAGACAAGCAGGTTGCGCTGCAACAGCGCTGCGGCAGATAGCGGCTTGTACGCTACACCTTTCAGCGCCAGCGGAATGAGACCGATGATGATCAGAGCGTTGAAGATGATAGCCGACAGTACCGCCGATTCCGAGTTGTGCAGGTGCATGATGTTGAGCGCGTTCAGCACCGGGAAGACGCCGGCGAACATAGCCGGGATAATGGCGAAGTACTTGGCCACGTCATTCGCGATGCTGAAGGTGGTCAAAGCGCCGCGTGTCATGAGCAACTGCTTGCCGATGCCGACGATCTCGATCAGCTTGGTCGGATTCGAGTCGAGGTCAACCATGTTGCCGGCTTCCTTGGCGGCCTGGGTGCCGCTGTTCATGGCGACGCCTACGTCGGCCTGAGCCAGCGCGGGCGCGTCGTTGGTACCGTCGCCGGTCATGGCGACGAGCTTGCCCTCGGCCTGCTCGCGCTTGATTAGGTCCATCTTGTCCTTGGGCTTGGCCTCCGCCAGAAAGTCGTCGACACCTGCCTCACGCGCAATGGCGGCGGCGGTCAGCGGGTTATCGCCCGTGATCATCACCGTGCGAATGCCCATGGCGCGGAGCTGGTCGAAGCGCTCCTTCATGCCGCCCTTGACCACGTCCTTCAGGTAGATCACGCCCATGGCGCGGCCGTTCTCGGCGACGACCAGCGGTGTGCCGCCCTTGCGGGAGATCTCTTCGACGGAGGCGCGAACCTCAGCGGGCATGCCTTTGCCGTGCTCGTCCAGATAGCGAGCGATCGCATCCACGGCACCCTTGCGAATGGAGCGACCGTCCACCTCGATGCCGCTCATGCGGGTGTTGGCGCTGAAGGGAATGAACTCGGCGTTCACCTGGCCGAGTTCGCGACCGCGCAGGTTGTACTGCTCCTTCGCGAGCACGACCACGCTGCGGCCTTCCGGAGTCTCATCGGCAAGCGACGAGAGCTGCGCCGCGTCGGCAAGCTCCGCAGCGGTCACACCGGGTGCGGGAACGAACTCAGCGGCCTGGCGATTGCCGACGGTAATGGTGCCGGTCTTGTCGAGCAGCAGCGTGTTCACGTCGCCTGCGGCTTCCACGGCGCGGCCGCTCGTGGCCAGCACGTTGTGCTGCACGAGGCGATCCATACCTGCGATGCCGATCGCCGAAAGTAGCCCACCAATGGTGGTCGGGATCAGGCAAACCAGCAATGAGATGAGCACGAACACGGTCTGCGGCGCGCCCGAGTACTGCGCGAACGGCTGCAGCGTGACGACCGCCAACAGGAAAATAATCGTAAGTCCCGCAAGCAGAATGTTGAGTGCAATTTCGTTGGGAGTCTTCTGCCGTTCGGCGCCTTCGACCAGCGCGATCATGCGGTCGAGGAAGGTCTCGCCAGGGTTCGAGGTGATGCGTACGGTGATCACGTCACTGAGCACGCGCGTGCCGCCCGTAACTGCGGAGCGATCGCCACCGGCTTCGCGAATCACCGGAGCAGACTCGCCCGTGATCGCGGATTCGTCGACAGAAGCGACACCTTCGACTACTTCACCGTCGCCAGGAATCATCTGCCCGGCGGTGACGCGGACCACATCGTCGGCACGCAACTGGGAACTGGCGATCTCCTGCACTTGGCCGCTCTTGTCCACCTTGTAGGCGGTGGTCTCGGACTTGGCCTGGCGCAGGGCGTCGGCCTGTGCTTTGCCGCGGCCCTCCGCCATGGCCTCGGCGAAGTTCGCGAAGAGCACCGTGAACCAGAGCCACAACGTGATCTGGAGGTCGAAGCTGAAGTGCCCACGGTGCAGGATGCGATCGATGACCAGCAGCACGGTGGTGAGCACGCTGCCGATCTCCACCACAAACATGACGGGGTTCTTCATCATCAGCCGTGGGCTGAGTTTGCGCAGGGCATCTACCGAGGCGCGGCGGACAATTGCGGGATCAAAGAGAGAACGTTTCTTCGTGGCCATGGTTTCCTCGTTGCGCCGTTAGAAGAGTTGGCCCGCGCGGAGCAGCAGATGTTCCAGTATTGGACCAAGGCTGAGCACTGGGAAAAAGGTGAGCGCGCCGACAATCAGGATGATGCCCGTGAGCAGCACCGTGAACAGGGGCGTGGTGACCGGGAAGGTGCCGGCGGAGGCGGGCACAATCTTCTTCGCGGCTAGGCTGCCAGCGATGGCCATCATGGGAATCAGCATGAGGAAGCGGCCAGCGAACATCGCAACGGCGAGCGAGAAGTTGTACCAGTGCGTGTTGGCGCTGAGGCCAGCGAAGGCGGATCCGTTATTGCCGGTGGCGGAGGCGTACGCGTACAGGATCTCCGATAGGCCGTGCGGTCCGTGGTTGGTCAAGCTGCCTAGGCCCAGAACCGGCATGCGAATCGCGATGGCCGCCAGGCTCAGGATGATGAGCGGAAAGATGAGCAGATACAGCATTGACATCTGCACGTCATACGCTTCGATCTTCTTGCCGAGGTACTCCGGCGTGCGGCCGACCATGAGACCGGCGATGAACACCGCGAGGATGACGAAGACCAGCATGCCGTACATGCCCGCGCCCACGCCGCCAAAAACGATTTCGCCCAGCAGGATGTTAACCATGGGAACGAGGCCGCCGAGCGGTGTGAAGCTGTCATGCATGCCATTCACGGCACCGCAGCTTGCGTCAGTGGTCACGGTTGCGAACAGGGCGGTGTTCGCAATGCCGAAGCGAACTTCCTTGCCTTCCATGTTGCCGCCGCTCTGCGTCGCGGAGACGTGCTGGTCTACATGCGCGAGTTGCGGATTGCCCTGTGCCTCTGCCCAGTAGCAAACGAACGTGCCGGCGAACCACAGAATGACCATGGCGGCGAGCACAGCCCAGCCGTGCTTCGGAGACTTCACCATCTGGCCTAGAGTGACCGTCAGGGCCGCAGGTATCAGAAAGATCGCCAGCATTTGCAGCAGGTTGGTCAGCGGCGTGGGGTTCTCAAACGGGTGGGCGCTGTTTGCATTGAAGAAGCCGCCACCGTTGGTGCCGAGCATCTTGATGGCTTCCTGCGAGGCTACCGGGCCCTGTGCAATGGTCTGCGTGGACACGGTTGTTGTCTTGCCGTCAGAGCCGGTCGTCTTCTGTGTCTCGACGAGCTTTGCTGTGTCGTAGGGCCGGAAGTTTTGCACGACTCCCTGCGATACCAGCACCAACGCGAGCACGGCGGAAATCGGCAGCAGGATCCACAGCGTGCCGCGCGTCAGGTCGACCCAGAAGTTGCCGAGCGTCTTCATCTCGCGGCGGGCGATGCCACGAATGAACGCGATCGCGAGTGCCAGACCAACGGCTGCGGACCAGAAGTTGTGCGTGGCCAGACCGACCATCTGAGTCAGGTAGCTCATGGTCGTTTCCGGCGTGTACGACTGCCAATTGGTGTTCGTCGTGAACGAGACAGCGGTGTTCAGCGCCAGGTCTGCCGCCACGTTGGGCAGGTTCTGCGGGTTCAGGGGCAGCAGGTGCTGCACGCGCTGGATCACATAGGTAAGCACCAGAGACGCCAGGCTGAAGATGAGCATGGCGTTGGTGTACTGCCACCACGTCATCTCCTCGTCTTGTTTGACTCCGGTCACGCGGTACAGCAGACGTTCTATTGGCGCCAACACAGGATCGAGAAAGGTGCGGCGGTGTTCGAAGACGGCGGTGATGAAGCTGCCCAGCGGCTTCGCCAGAAGCAACACAATCGCCATGAACAAGCCAATTTGCAGCCAACCATTCAGAGTCATTTAGAACTTCTCCGGGCGCAACAAGGCGTACACGAGATACACCATCAGCAGAACCGCGATAGTCAGAAGAGCCACATTCAGGATCATGGGCGTTTTCCCTTCAAATCTTCACATCCGCGCACATACAGCAGCGATGTGGCAAAGAGCAGCGAGAGTAATAGCAAGGCCAGAGCATCCAGCATCTAGTCAGCCTTTCTTGAGTGCGATAGTGGTCCCGCGAGTCGGCCTTCGCACCACGTCGGGGTGCGGTGCGAAGATGCTGCGTAGCAGAGCCGGGCTCTTTGGAAGAAGAGCGATGCTGTAACGCAGGGTGCGACCGGCGGGCTGAGACATAATCGTGCTGTTGCTGTGTGTTGATCTTGCCGATCACCCGGCAGCACACGAAGCCACGCGACGTACGGACTTACAATCCCGACCACACAGTAATTACATGCTTCCTCGCGTGGGAAGTCCGTTAGAAAGGCATGAGAAAGTTATAAGTTCTCAGGCGAGGGAGTAAGCCGGTAGCCCACCCAGGGCTCGCTGTGAATGTAGCGATGTTCGCCGTGCTCAATCTTCTTACGCAGTTGCGCTACCAGAGTGCGCAGCTTCTCGACTTGCCCCTCTTCGGCAGCGCCCCAAATGAAACGACCAAGAGCTCGATGGGTCAGGATGCGATCCGGCTTCTGCAACAGAGCCGCAAGTAACTGAAACTCCTTCGGTGTCAGGCGCACGTCCACACCGCGCACCAGCACACGGTGGACTTCCGGGTTTAGTTCGAAGTCGCCTGCGTTCAGCGTGCCTTCGGGTGTCGTGCTTTCCTGCGGCGGCAGGGCCTGGCGACGTAACTGTGCGCGCACACGGGCCAGCAACTCCGGCATGGCGAAAGGCTTGGTCACATAGTCATCTGCGCCCGCGTCCAGGGCGTCGATCTTCATGCCTTCGGTCGCGCGAACGCTAAGAACGATGATGGGCACGCGAGAGATGCGGCGGATCGCCTCGGTCAGTGCAAGCCCGTCCATTACGGGCATGCTTAGGTCGGTAATGACCAGGTCTGGCTTTGACGATTCGAAGACCTCAAGGCCTTCGCGGCCGTTGCCCGCCTTGATCACCTCGTAGCCGCTGCTGACCAGGGAAGCGCGCAGCATGCGGGTGATCTGGGGCTCGTCGTCGACGATGAGGATGCGGCTCACGATTCCTCCTGGGTGACGATGTGCAGATCGACGTGTGGCGCTTCGGTCATGAACTTCTGGATGGCGAGATGGTACAGGTACTTGCGCAGGCCGTGCAGGGCAGATCGGCCGAAGATCACCTGGGTGATGCGGTGCTGCGTGACGTATTCGGCCGTGGCAGACGCGACACTTTTCCCTTTCAGGTGAACGATCTCCGCACCCAGATTGCTCGCGAACTGCAGGTGCGCCTGCAGGGTGTGTTGCCGCTCCGGATCTTCGTCGCGCTCCGTCTCTACGTGAACTACGAACAACTCGCCGTCCATGCCCTCGGCCAATCTGGCGCCGCGTGCGATCAGGTCGCGCGCCTGCGGATTGCTGCTGATGCACACGGCGATGCGCTCCGTAACCGCCCAGTGCGCACCCAGGCGTTTACGGCGAACGTAGTCGTCCAGGTGGCGGTCGACCGCCTTGGTGACTTTTTGCAATGCCATCTCGCGCAGGGCGATCAGATTGCCGCGTCGGAAGAAGTTCGCCAGTGAGCGCTCGATGCGATCCGGCGGATAGATGTCACCGCGCCGCATGCGCGTGATGAGTGCTTCCGGGGTCAGGTCGGCGATAACGATTTCGTCGGCGCGGTCCAGCACCCAGTCGGGCACCTGCTCGCGCACGGTCACGCCGGTCAGTGCCTGCACGCGCGTAGTCAGGCTTTCAATGTGCTGGATGTTGACCGTGGTGAGAACGTCGATTCTGTTTTCGAGCAGCAGCAGAACGTCTTCGTAGCGCTTTTCAAAGCGGCTGCCCACCACGTTGGTGTGTGCTAATTCGTCGACCAGCACCACCTGCGGAGCGCGCTTGAGAATCGCGTCTACATCCATCTCCTGAAAGATGGTTCCGCGATAATCGAGGTCGCGCCGGGGCACCTGCTCGAGTTTCTGGCTTACCTCCGCTGTGCCTGCGCGGCCGTGCGTTTCGACGACACCGATGACCACGTCCTCGCCGCGCTGCAACCGCCGCAGGCCCTCGCTCAACATGCTGTACGTCTTGCCGACACCCGGAGCGTAGCCAAGAAAGACCTTGAAGCGGCCCTTCTGCTTCTCGCCTTCCGCCTCGCTGCTGTGCAACCAGTCTTCCGGTGTCTTCCGAACGGTCATCGCCTTAGAATTGCCCTCATGGACTCGCGGCGCTTCATCATCATCT contains:
- a CDS encoding response regulator transcription factor, which produces MSRILIVDDEPQITRMLRASLVSSGYEVIKAGNGREGLEVFESSKPDLVITDLSMPVMDGLALTEAIRRISRVPIIVLSVRATEGMKIDALDAGADDYVTKPFAMPELLARVRAQLRRQALPPQESTTPEGTLNAGDFELNPEVHRVLVRGVDVRLTPKEFQLLAALLQKPDRILTHRALGRFIWGAAEEGQVEKLRTLVAQLRKKIEHGEHRYIHSEPWVGYRLTPSPENL
- the kdpF gene encoding K(+)-transporting ATPase subunit F — protein: MILNVALLTIAVLLMVYLVYALLRPEKF
- a CDS encoding histidine kinase, translating into MTVRKTPEDWLHSSEAEGEKQKGRFKVFLGYAPGVGKTYSMLSEGLRRLQRGEDVVIGVVETHGRAGTAEVSQKLEQVPRRDLDYRGTIFQEMDVDAILKRAPQVVLVDELAHTNVVGSRFEKRYEDVLLLLENRIDVLTTVNIQHIESLTTRVQALTGVTVREQVPDWVLDRADEIVIADLTPEALITRMRRGDIYPPDRIERSLANFFRRGNLIALREMALQKVTKAVDRHLDDYVRRKRLGAHWAVTERIAVCISSNPQARDLIARGARLAEGMDGELFVVHVETERDEDPERQHTLQAHLQFASNLGAEIVHLKGKSVASATAEYVTQHRITQVIFGRSALHGLRKYLYHLAIQKFMTEAPHVDLHIVTQEES
- the kdpA gene encoding potassium-transporting ATPase subunit KdpA, yielding MTLNGWLQIGLFMAIVLLLAKPLGSFITAVFEHRRTFLDPVLAPIERLLYRVTGVKQDEEMTWWQYTNAMLIFSLASLVLTYVIQRVQHLLPLNPQNLPNVAADLALNTAVSFTTNTNWQSYTPETTMSYLTQMVGLATHNFWSAAVGLALAIAFIRGIARREMKTLGNFWVDLTRGTLWILLPISAVLALVLVSQGVVQNFRPYDTAKLVETQKTTGSDGKTTTVSTQTIAQGPVASQEAIKMLGTNGGGFFNANSAHPFENPTPLTNLLQMLAIFLIPAALTVTLGQMVKSPKHGWAVLAAMVILWFAGTFVCYWAEAQGNPQLAHVDQHVSATQSGGNMEGKEVRFGIANTALFATVTTDASCGAVNGMHDSFTPLGGLVPMVNILLGEIVFGGVGAGMYGMLVFVILAVFIAGLMVGRTPEYLGKKIEAYDVQMSMLYLLIFPLIILSLAAIAIRMPVLGLGSLTNHGPHGLSEILYAYASATGNNGSAFAGLSANTHWYNFSLAVAMFAGRFLMLIPMMAIAGSLAAKKIVPASAGTFPVTTPLFTVLLTGIILIVGALTFFPVLSLGPILEHLLLRAGQLF